The Cohnella abietis genome has a segment encoding these proteins:
- a CDS encoding ABC transporter permease, translating into MGNMADHSVLNMENSIRINKKKNSGFWRGIIRNKGIISLAIPGLLFVIVFYYLPMFGLVLAFKDLNFTKGIWGSDWVGFTNFKFFFTSDAALQVTRNTLVLNFCFITITNIVAVTFALLLFELSRKAVKLYQTAIFFPYFLSWVTVSYVTYALLNPELGVINHLLELFGWEGISWYFESKYWPSILSLAFLWKNVGYSMLIYYTGLLAIDKTFYEAAAIDGASKWQQIRSISIPLLTPLITLIVLLQIGRIFYSDFGLFYFLPADSGALYSTTDVIDTYVFRALRVTGDTGMATAAGLYQSVVGFLLVLTVNFIVRKINKENAIF; encoded by the coding sequence GGTTTCTGGCGAGGGATCATACGTAACAAAGGCATCATTTCGTTGGCTATACCGGGGCTGCTGTTCGTTATCGTATTCTACTATTTGCCCATGTTCGGACTGGTACTCGCTTTTAAAGATCTGAATTTTACAAAAGGTATTTGGGGAAGCGATTGGGTTGGTTTTACTAACTTCAAGTTTTTCTTCACTTCGGACGCCGCGTTACAGGTAACTCGTAACACGCTCGTGTTGAATTTTTGCTTTATTACGATCACGAATATCGTAGCCGTCACCTTTGCTCTGCTGTTATTCGAACTGAGCCGCAAAGCGGTGAAATTGTATCAGACTGCCATCTTTTTTCCTTATTTCTTATCCTGGGTAACCGTTAGCTATGTCACTTATGCGTTGCTCAATCCCGAGCTGGGAGTCATCAATCACTTACTCGAGCTATTTGGCTGGGAAGGGATCAGCTGGTATTTTGAATCCAAGTATTGGCCTTCTATATTAAGCTTAGCTTTTTTATGGAAAAATGTTGGCTACTCAATGCTTATATATTATACGGGACTGTTGGCAATTGATAAAACCTTCTATGAAGCCGCAGCTATTGATGGCGCTTCTAAATGGCAACAAATTCGCAGCATATCTATTCCTTTGCTCACACCTTTAATTACATTGATTGTCCTCTTGCAGATCGGGCGCATTTTTTATTCCGATTTCGGATTGTTCTATTTCTTGCCTGCAGATTCAGGGGCATTGTATAGTACGACGGACGTCATTGATACGTATGTATTCCGTGCCTTACGTGTAACAGGTGATACCGGAATGGCCACTGCGGCAGGTCTATATCAATCCGTTGTCGGGTTTTTACTTGTTCTGACAGTTAATTTCATCGTTCGCAAGATCAACAAAGAAAATGCAATCTTCTAA
- a CDS encoding carbohydrate ABC transporter permease, with amino-acid sequence MDIRRKPVLSKWLIHLWFIVFSLFCIIPFLYVISISFSKESDIAIYGYQLIPRTITTFAYEYLLESPKALINSYLVSITVTVLGTALSLIITAKLAYVLSRKDFHGSKPMSFFVFFTLLFSGGLVPSYILIKNYMHIDDTMLSLIFPYVIMPWHVLLMKGFLSDIPLALIESAKIDGAGEWKIFYRIVLPISKPAIATLTLFIAFIYWNDWYMALLYIDNQNLVPLQFMLYRIMNNIQFLSTSLQTGNISIDLSQMPNETARMAIAILAAGPILFVFPFFQKYFVKGLTVGAVKG; translated from the coding sequence ATGGATATACGCAGAAAACCTGTTTTATCGAAATGGCTCATTCATTTGTGGTTTATTGTATTCTCACTGTTTTGTATTATCCCATTTTTATATGTAATCTCCATTTCATTCTCGAAGGAATCGGATATCGCGATATACGGATACCAGCTCATCCCAAGAACGATCACTACGTTCGCTTACGAGTACTTGCTAGAAAGTCCTAAGGCCTTAATCAATAGTTATCTGGTATCAATTACCGTAACGGTGCTGGGCACGGCTCTTAGTCTGATCATCACGGCGAAGCTAGCTTATGTGTTGTCGCGAAAAGATTTTCACGGCTCGAAGCCTATGTCCTTCTTCGTATTCTTCACCCTGTTGTTTAGCGGAGGTTTAGTGCCCTCGTATATTCTGATCAAAAATTATATGCACATCGATGATACGATGCTTTCCTTGATTTTTCCCTATGTGATTATGCCTTGGCATGTTTTGCTAATGAAAGGTTTCTTATCGGATATTCCGTTGGCTCTAATCGAATCGGCGAAAATTGACGGGGCGGGCGAATGGAAAATCTTCTATCGCATTGTGCTACCTATTTCCAAGCCGGCGATTGCGACACTTACGCTATTTATCGCTTTCATTTACTGGAACGACTGGTACATGGCTTTACTATATATCGATAATCAGAACCTGGTTCCTTTGCAATTTATGTTGTATCGAATTATGAATAATATTCAGTTCTTATCTACATCGTTGCAAACGGGCAATATCTCCATCGATCTTAGCCAGATGCCGAATGAAACGGCGCGTATGGCCATCGCTATTCTCGCCGCAGGTCCTATATTGTTTGTATTCCCTTTCTTCCAGAAATATTTTGTCAAAGGTTTGACAGTAGGTGCCGTTAAGGGATAA
- a CDS encoding ABC transporter substrate-binding protein, with protein sequence MNKRTTKALSVALIGILSLSMTLAGCGKNETGPSKPAATETASATQTQEAASPQTTDVSKLDNVDLTWYFGGTSQADVGSVEKAINEYLKDKLNINIHLKAVDWGSLGQKMQLANASGGGYDLAFTSNWANDYYQNVNKGAFLPLDDLLKQYAPDIMQTLPEGGWEATRVNGEIYAVPNYQIWARTDVVWPMKELTDKYSLDVANVKGYEDFTSFLEKVKAGEPNLIPFENSKVGEFGNAVVHYGFDEFVGRNVPGVVKFDDSNLRVLNQFESPEYQSFVTLMRDWNQKGFFRKDAATLTDSTADRKAAKLAVMVGGTVKPGGDTEMKSLTQKDVLMVGVSQPVLTTSGIIATTTAISKSSKNPERAMMFLNLLYKDKTLFNLIAHGIEGKHYKKINDETVETIKDGGYDPGTDWVFGNQFNGYYRNGQQPGIWEETIKLNESAAQSVLLGFSFDPTPIKTEIAQIATVTAQYVPLLETGSVDPEKFLPEFIDKLKKAGSDKVIQEAQKQIDAWKATK encoded by the coding sequence GTGAACAAAAGAACCACAAAAGCTTTATCTGTCGCCTTGATAGGCATACTGTCGCTATCGATGACATTGGCGGGCTGCGGCAAGAATGAAACAGGTCCGTCCAAACCGGCTGCTACGGAAACAGCTTCAGCTACACAGACGCAAGAAGCGGCTTCACCACAAACAACCGATGTCTCCAAGTTAGACAATGTTGACTTGACCTGGTATTTTGGCGGTACTTCGCAAGCGGATGTAGGCTCAGTGGAAAAGGCAATAAATGAATATTTGAAAGACAAGCTGAATATCAATATTCATTTGAAAGCGGTTGATTGGGGAAGTCTTGGTCAAAAAATGCAATTAGCGAATGCATCCGGCGGAGGTTATGACCTTGCTTTTACTTCAAACTGGGCAAATGATTACTATCAAAATGTAAATAAGGGTGCTTTTCTTCCTTTAGACGATCTATTGAAGCAATATGCGCCTGACATTATGCAAACTTTACCTGAAGGCGGTTGGGAAGCTACCAGAGTAAATGGGGAAATATATGCCGTTCCCAACTATCAAATCTGGGCAAGAACGGATGTTGTATGGCCGATGAAAGAGCTTACTGACAAATACAGCTTGGACGTTGCCAATGTAAAGGGCTATGAAGATTTTACCTCTTTCCTGGAGAAGGTAAAGGCTGGCGAGCCTAACCTCATTCCTTTTGAGAACAGTAAAGTTGGCGAATTTGGAAATGCTGTTGTCCATTATGGTTTTGATGAATTCGTAGGCCGTAATGTTCCAGGCGTAGTTAAATTCGATGATTCCAATCTGCGTGTGCTTAACCAATTCGAATCTCCAGAATATCAATCTTTCGTAACCCTTATGAGAGATTGGAACCAAAAAGGATTTTTCAGAAAAGATGCGGCAACATTGACGGATAGCACAGCTGACCGAAAAGCGGCTAAATTGGCCGTTATGGTTGGCGGTACGGTGAAGCCTGGCGGTGACACTGAGATGAAATCCTTAACACAGAAAGATGTACTGATGGTAGGTGTATCACAACCTGTACTTACAACATCGGGAATTATTGCTACGACTACTGCGATAAGCAAATCCTCTAAAAATCCGGAAAGGGCGATGATGTTCTTAAACCTGCTCTATAAAGATAAAACACTTTTCAATTTAATTGCACACGGTATTGAAGGTAAGCATTATAAGAAAATCAACGACGAGACTGTTGAAACGATCAAAGATGGCGGCTATGATCCGGGTACGGATTGGGTGTTCGGCAATCAGTTTAACGGTTACTACCGTAATGGGCAACAGCCTGGCATTTGGGAAGAGACAATCAAGCTCAATGAGAGTGCAGCCCAATCTGTCCTTCTTGGCTTCAGCTTCGATCCAACACCGATTAAAACCGAGATCGCTCAAATCGCTACTGTGACTGCACAATATGTTCCGTTGTTAGAAACAGGCTCTGTTGACCCAGAAAAATTCCTTCCGGAATTTATAGACAAGCTGAAAAAAGCTGGTAGCGACAAAGTCATTCAGGAAGCGCAAAAGCAAATCGACGCTTGGAAAGCTACGAAATAA
- a CDS encoding aldo/keto reductase: MLGKTGLKVSQLGLGGAPLAGDFGKTDEEEVQRLIHESIDSGINIIDTAPLYGRGESERRIGKALKGRRESVVLASKAVRSDLSYDYASTIGSVEDSLNRLQTDWIDLLQIHDVEKQQYEVIMNETVPALQKLQQDGKIRYIGVTTRDLQLLMRYMRTACFDAIQFYARYMLIDYTAKDEVLPLASSMGIGVINGSVLGMGILADAPAHFLDQETLDQAEYRMEQLKFLRKQESKGLIEPGMRFSLGNPDIHVTLTGTSSLNSLRNNLSFCDGKGLEPNDLLKVQALFQGQPLFN; this comes from the coding sequence ATGCTCGGAAAAACGGGATTAAAGGTTTCTCAGCTTGGATTGGGCGGTGCTCCGCTTGCGGGTGATTTCGGCAAGACCGATGAAGAAGAAGTTCAGCGTTTAATTCACGAATCGATCGATTCGGGCATTAATATCATTGATACCGCCCCTTTGTATGGACGTGGTGAATCGGAACGGCGTATTGGCAAAGCACTAAAAGGCCGTAGAGAAAGTGTCGTACTAGCGTCAAAAGCAGTTCGATCCGACTTGTCCTATGATTATGCCAGCACAATTGGCTCGGTAGAAGATAGCTTGAATCGACTGCAAACGGATTGGATTGATCTTCTACAAATTCATGATGTGGAGAAGCAGCAGTATGAAGTGATTATGAATGAGACAGTTCCTGCTTTGCAAAAACTTCAGCAAGACGGGAAAATTCGATATATAGGCGTGACTACGCGGGATTTGCAACTATTAATGCGCTATATGAGGACAGCTTGTTTCGATGCTATTCAATTTTATGCTCGTTATATGCTGATTGATTATACGGCCAAGGACGAAGTGCTTCCGTTGGCAAGCAGCATGGGCATTGGCGTTATTAACGGTAGTGTACTCGGTATGGGAATTTTAGCGGACGCTCCGGCGCACTTTTTGGATCAAGAAACGTTGGATCAGGCCGAATATAGGATGGAGCAGTTGAAGTTCCTACGCAAGCAGGAATCGAAAGGATTGATCGAGCCGGGCATGAGGTTTAGCTTGGGAAATCCCGATATTCATGTGACGCTTACCGGAACATCCTCGCTTAATTCTCTGCGCAACAATCTATCTTTCTGTGACGGGAAAGGACTAGAACCCAATGATCTGCTTAAAGTCCAGGCTTTGTTTCAAGGTCAACCGTTATTTAACTGA
- a CDS encoding glycoside hydrolase family 43 protein: MGVICNPILTGDHPDPSIVRVGTDYYMVTSTFQFFPGVLILHSKDLAHWEPIGHVVTRKSQLDLTGLPDSFGVFAPDISYYDGKFWVVVPYYHGQPRCTNLLFVADRPEGPYSEATVLNHHFIDPSIFNDDDGKRYLVFGGGWVHELAEDASRLIGEAKQVWPGTGGAAPEAPHIIKRNGWYYLMLAEGGTFFEHKETLARSLSIWGPYEPCPHNPVLMQTNPEMKIQKAGHGKLVEDVNGEWWMFHLGGRPLTPGGFCPLGRETFLQPVQWTDDDWFMVGEQGVPMNEIELTLVENIDGIVQVVDDEHFAGTELSAEWEWVRHPVEGGFGLTQEGLSIDCKPFIPFGLQSTLILTRRWRHFGFEATTKLLFHPRSLGEEAGITLYRDSDAFLFFLIRRGIGQTSGQAFDVTKLHENQEHDGLYVELNQYVNVGKKILARSMLPIKPGDPIWLRTRLVEKSQTFTFYYSLDDIEYTNMGVELPAQFLYPENYTRFLCFTAPRLGIYAKGVYGEPEGSALFRTFIYRGI; the protein is encoded by the coding sequence ATGGGAGTGATTTGCAACCCGATTCTTACAGGCGATCATCCCGACCCTTCGATTGTTCGTGTTGGGACGGATTATTACATGGTAACATCGACTTTTCAATTCTTTCCTGGGGTTCTTATTCTGCATTCCAAGGACTTGGCACATTGGGAACCGATTGGACACGTTGTCACCCGCAAGAGCCAGCTCGATTTAACCGGATTACCCGATTCATTCGGTGTGTTCGCGCCGGACATTTCCTACTATGACGGAAAGTTCTGGGTGGTCGTCCCGTATTATCACGGACAACCGCGATGCACCAATTTGCTGTTTGTTGCTGACCGACCTGAAGGGCCGTACAGCGAAGCGACTGTGCTTAATCATCATTTTATCGATCCGTCTATCTTTAACGATGATGATGGGAAGCGTTATTTGGTGTTCGGAGGCGGATGGGTCCATGAACTTGCAGAGGACGCTTCAAGGCTGATTGGCGAAGCCAAGCAGGTATGGCCGGGTACCGGGGGGGCTGCCCCGGAAGCGCCCCATATAATCAAACGTAATGGATGGTATTACTTGATGTTGGCTGAAGGGGGAACCTTCTTCGAGCACAAGGAAACGCTAGCCAGAAGTTTATCCATCTGGGGACCTTACGAGCCGTGTCCACATAACCCGGTGCTAATGCAGACGAATCCTGAGATGAAGATCCAGAAAGCTGGACACGGTAAACTGGTTGAAGACGTGAATGGAGAGTGGTGGATGTTCCACTTAGGAGGGCGCCCGCTTACACCAGGAGGCTTCTGTCCACTTGGACGGGAAACCTTCCTTCAGCCAGTTCAATGGACGGATGACGATTGGTTTATGGTCGGTGAGCAGGGTGTTCCTATGAATGAGATAGAGCTGACATTAGTAGAAAACATTGATGGCATTGTGCAGGTGGTTGACGATGAGCATTTTGCCGGAACAGAGCTATCAGCAGAGTGGGAGTGGGTACGGCATCCCGTTGAAGGCGGATTCGGCTTAACGCAAGAAGGTCTGAGCATCGATTGCAAGCCTTTCATTCCCTTCGGACTTCAATCTACGCTTATTTTAACGCGTCGTTGGCGGCATTTTGGTTTTGAGGCTACAACGAAGCTGCTGTTTCATCCCAGGAGCTTAGGCGAGGAGGCGGGAATAACGCTATATCGCGATTCGGATGCTTTTCTATTTTTTTTAATTCGTAGAGGGATTGGTCAAACATCGGGACAGGCTTTTGATGTGACCAAGCTTCATGAGAATCAGGAGCATGATGGGCTGTATGTAGAGCTTAATCAGTATGTGAATGTTGGTAAAAAAATACTAGCTAGAAGCATGCTACCTATCAAACCGGGAGACCCGATATGGTTGCGTACTAGATTGGTTGAAAAGTCTCAAACGTTTACTTTTTATTACTCTCTGGACGATATCGAGTATACGAACATGGGTGTAGAGCTTCCGGCACAATTTCTGTATCCAGAAAACTATACGCGTTTTTTATGTTTTACAGCCCCGAGACTTGGAATATATGCAAAAGGCGTGTATGGGGAACCGGAAGGTTCAGCCTTGTTTCGGACATTTATTTATCGAGGTATATGA
- a CDS encoding amidohydrolase family protein produces MYRQNKIIDAHQHYWQISRGDYGWLTPELKLLYRDYMPGDLASLLHKHGVTGTIAVQAASTVAETEFLLALSERHKELLGVVGWIDLDSDDIMETIRRLNRHSKLVGIRPMLQKLLETDGILSSRVIRHLQLLAEAGISLDVVVESEQLPCIVSMLIKVPKLRIVLNHLGSPDVKRPEAFADWAECISAISCHPKAMCKISGMITLADGYDPARLKPYVNHVLHAFGTHRAMFGSDWPVALLAGGYDEVIRLFWNSLPEGLSQDDVDRITWRNAEHFYRIEERLALMDKGEA; encoded by the coding sequence ATGTATCGGCAGAACAAAATCATTGATGCACACCAGCATTATTGGCAAATCTCTCGTGGAGATTATGGGTGGCTCACGCCTGAGCTAAAGCTGCTTTACCGTGATTACATGCCTGGAGACTTGGCATCACTATTGCACAAGCATGGTGTTACGGGCACGATTGCCGTTCAGGCGGCGTCCACTGTTGCAGAAACAGAATTTTTGTTGGCGCTGTCGGAGCGGCACAAAGAACTACTCGGTGTTGTCGGTTGGATTGATCTAGATTCGGACGATATAATGGAAACGATCCGGCGTCTAAACCGGCATTCTAAGCTCGTTGGTATTCGCCCAATGCTGCAAAAGCTGCTGGAGACTGATGGAATTCTGTCTTCCCGAGTCATCCGCCATCTACAATTACTTGCTGAAGCAGGGATATCTCTTGACGTAGTTGTGGAGTCGGAGCAGCTTCCTTGTATTGTATCTATGTTAATAAAGGTTCCAAAACTGCGAATTGTTCTGAATCACTTAGGATCGCCAGATGTGAAACGACCGGAGGCTTTTGCCGATTGGGCGGAATGCATATCTGCCATCTCTTGTCATCCTAAAGCAATGTGCAAAATCTCCGGTATGATTACGCTGGCTGACGGCTATGACCCCGCGAGGCTGAAACCGTATGTCAACCATGTACTTCATGCGTTCGGTACTCATCGTGCCATGTTTGGCAGCGACTGGCCTGTTGCCTTGCTTGCGGGCGGGTATGATGAAGTGATTCGGCTCTTCTGGAACAGCTTGCCTGAAGGCTTGAGCCAAGACGATGTCGATCGAATCACATGGCGGAATGCTGAGCATTTTTACAGAATCGAAGAGAGATTGGCTTTAATGGACAAAGGGGAGGCATGA
- a CDS encoding L-rhamnose mutarotase: MRTNREIRVARLKWDSIGEYRHLHDHIPEQNVKHIIQAGYTELQIFLLDDLLIMLTELDPSQALPDRVIDEQVEKEWHEKTGRCFESEWQQVDTIFDLQQLLNKG; this comes from the coding sequence ATGAGAACGAACAGGGAAATCCGAGTCGCTAGGCTGAAATGGGATAGTATCGGTGAGTACCGTCACCTGCATGACCATATACCCGAGCAGAACGTCAAGCACATCATTCAAGCTGGATATACTGAGCTGCAAATTTTTCTGCTGGATGATCTGCTCATTATGTTAACGGAACTCGATCCGTCCCAAGCGCTTCCTGACCGAGTGATCGATGAGCAGGTAGAAAAGGAATGGCACGAAAAAACCGGGCGTTGTTTTGAGTCTGAGTGGCAACAAGTAGATACAATATTCGACTTACAGCAATTGTTGAATAAAGGGTGA
- a CDS encoding Na+/H+ antiporter has translation MELFLFVLLMLGLIGVSNVINRFVPFIPVPLIQIALGVALALIPSVEHVELNPELFLVLFIAPLLFNDGRRTPRNELWKLRAPILLMALGLVLATIIVVGPFIHWLIPDIPLAAAFALAAILSPTDAVAVGSIAGRIRLPHNIMRLLEGEALMNDASGLVAFKFAIAAAVTGVFSVGEATLSFILIAVGGLLAGAILALLLIRMRVSLQRLGMEDVTIHMLILIMTPFLIYMISEEIGVSGILAVVAGGIVHAIERDRVQSASAELRIVSENTWTVILFILNGLVFIILGLEVPDVVSVIVQDQAYKNGMVFGYILLITAALLALRFIWVYLLSSVRKPGKLHESILTALSGVRGAITLAGAFSIPLVISNGTPFPQRDLIIFLSAGVILLTLVLASALLPLIYKSPKVEAGIGEEISENIMQIRLLKAGLKTVRDNMTDENRGAALSIISDYQQQLQWISRKDQGCLADMQRKTVEIRLQALQSEGQTVRRWLEEGRITEEVAQASQFALKQTEVILTHRFKFLAASILWTIRHFFHKKKHKEINKWTKSELKPYKELKIQSINDAVETIKRNIDDTNRGSSLMVMAHYQDFKEMIQAESYNPTMDEELQDQKKELQVKAFQSERNVIQVLYERGDIDRSMTSKLRLFLNYREANVFESELVET, from the coding sequence ATGGAGCTGTTTTTATTCGTATTGTTGATGTTAGGGCTGATTGGAGTATCCAATGTTATTAATCGCTTTGTGCCATTCATTCCTGTTCCATTAATTCAAATCGCGTTGGGGGTAGCTCTAGCGCTTATTCCGTCTGTCGAGCATGTGGAACTGAATCCAGAGCTTTTTTTAGTGCTTTTTATAGCTCCATTGCTGTTTAACGACGGGCGAAGAACGCCACGCAATGAGCTGTGGAAGCTGCGTGCTCCGATCCTGCTAATGGCGCTTGGACTTGTGCTCGCAACGATAATTGTTGTAGGTCCGTTCATCCACTGGCTGATACCGGATATCCCACTCGCGGCAGCATTTGCCCTTGCGGCAATTCTTTCCCCCACCGACGCTGTTGCTGTTGGATCTATAGCCGGTCGCATAAGGCTGCCTCATAATATTATGCGGCTGCTGGAAGGCGAGGCGCTGATGAATGACGCATCAGGATTAGTAGCTTTTAAATTTGCGATTGCTGCGGCCGTTACTGGAGTTTTTTCTGTGGGCGAAGCCACATTAAGCTTCATTCTTATCGCAGTAGGAGGTTTATTGGCAGGAGCAATTCTGGCATTATTGTTAATTAGAATGCGTGTATCTCTTCAGCGTCTCGGAATGGAGGACGTTACGATACATATGCTGATCTTGATTATGACGCCATTTCTTATCTACATGATCTCTGAAGAGATTGGGGTTTCTGGTATCCTTGCCGTAGTGGCAGGAGGCATCGTACATGCTATCGAGCGAGACCGCGTTCAATCTGCATCTGCTGAGTTAAGAATCGTGTCTGAGAATACTTGGACCGTTATTTTATTCATTTTGAATGGTCTCGTTTTTATTATTTTAGGCTTAGAGGTACCCGATGTCGTATCCGTTATTGTTCAAGATCAGGCCTATAAGAATGGTATGGTTTTCGGCTATATCCTTCTTATTACAGCAGCACTGTTAGCTTTGCGATTCATATGGGTCTACCTGCTCTCCTCAGTACGGAAGCCGGGGAAGCTGCATGAGTCGATATTAACCGCGCTCTCGGGCGTTCGTGGAGCTATTACTTTGGCAGGTGCGTTTTCTATACCACTTGTTATTTCGAACGGAACTCCTTTCCCTCAGCGTGATCTTATTATTTTCCTGTCAGCCGGGGTTATTTTACTTACACTTGTACTGGCAAGTGCGTTGCTTCCTTTAATTTATAAAAGTCCGAAGGTTGAAGCGGGCATTGGCGAAGAAATATCAGAAAATATTATGCAAATCCGGTTATTAAAAGCGGGTCTAAAGACTGTGCGTGACAATATGACTGATGAGAACAGAGGAGCTGCTTTATCCATTATTTCTGATTACCAGCAACAGCTTCAATGGATCAGTCGCAAGGATCAGGGCTGCTTGGCTGATATGCAAAGGAAAACAGTGGAAATAAGGCTGCAGGCTTTGCAAAGTGAAGGCCAGACCGTCCGTCGCTGGCTGGAGGAAGGACGAATTACTGAAGAGGTTGCACAAGCTTCCCAATTTGCTCTTAAACAAACAGAGGTTATATTAACTCACCGCTTTAAATTTCTAGCTGCCTCAATACTGTGGACGATTCGACACTTCTTCCACAAAAAGAAGCATAAAGAAATAAACAAATGGACTAAAAGCGAGCTGAAGCCATACAAGGAGCTTAAGATTCAGTCTATTAATGATGCAGTTGAGACCATTAAGCGGAACATCGATGACACCAATCGGGGATCGTCATTAATGGTAATGGCTCATTATCAGGACTTTAAAGAAATGATTCAAGCAGAGAGCTACAATCCGACGATGGACGAGGAGCTACAGGACCAGAAGAAGGAGCTTCAGGTGAAAGCATTCCAATCCGAGCGAAACGTCATTCAAGTGCTTTATGAACGGGGAGACATTGACCGTTCTATGACGAGCAAGCTGCGCTTGTTTTTGAATTATCGAGAAGCAAACGTATTTGAATCAGAGCTTGTAGAAACCTAG
- a CDS encoding response regulator transcription factor, which translates to MSRILVVDDDQNICQLISEYLKKDGHEVQELFSGEGLIDRVRQEPPDCLILDIVMPGVNGLQLLTSIRGFSELPIIMVSARGEELDRIMGLELGCNDFLGKPFHPRELVGRVRSMMRLVEFYQTPRTEAATPPVRAGNLLISEQYRKVQIENGPELVLTFREFELLLHFARNPNRPYSREQVIRQVWDYDFLGDVRVVDELVKRLRKKILNSAAGFSIDTVWGYGYKATVELS; encoded by the coding sequence ATGTCACGCATCCTTGTTGTCGATGATGATCAAAATATTTGCCAATTGATATCTGAGTATCTAAAAAAGGACGGACATGAAGTACAAGAATTGTTCAGCGGGGAGGGGCTAATCGACAGGGTTAGGCAGGAGCCCCCCGATTGTCTAATCTTGGATATCGTCATGCCAGGCGTTAATGGTTTGCAATTGCTCACTTCAATTCGAGGCTTCAGTGAACTGCCGATAATTATGGTTTCGGCGAGGGGAGAAGAGCTTGATCGTATTATGGGGCTTGAGCTTGGATGCAATGATTTTCTGGGCAAGCCGTTCCACCCCCGTGAATTAGTTGGTCGGGTTAGATCGATGATGCGTTTGGTGGAATTCTATCAAACTCCTAGAACGGAAGCAGCGACTCCACCTGTCCGGGCCGGGAATTTACTCATATCGGAGCAGTATCGTAAAGTTCAAATCGAGAATGGACCTGAGCTCGTGCTTACCTTTCGAGAGTTTGAGCTTCTGCTTCATTTTGCTAGAAATCCTAATCGTCCTTATAGTCGCGAGCAAGTCATTCGGCAGGTTTGGGATTACGATTTTCTAGGCGATGTTAGAGTAGTCGATGAATTGGTTAAGCGGCTACGCAAAAAAATTCTAAATTCTGCAGCCGGATTCAGCATCGATACGGTGTGGGGCTATGGCTACAAGGCTACAGTTGAATTGTCGTGA